A window of Gemmatimonas sp. genomic DNA:
GAACGCTGTATTACACAAACCGGAGTTGGAGAATGACCGAGCGTAAGGTTCTGGACGGCACGGCGCCAACGAAGACGAGCGGTGATGAAGTCCAGCGCAAGTTCTTTGGCCCCCGCGCTACTCAGTGGACCCCACTGGAGCTCCCGACGGATCTATCAGATGATCCAAATGAAGCGCAGCGCCAGATATCCGGAGTGAAGTTGGCGCAATCTGAGCTGAGCAACGCACTTCTCGCCTCTCTGCAGATGCCACACCTCGTAGTCTTGGCGGGAAGCGGTACATCCCTCGGCCCGAAGGTAAATGGGCCTTCAATGTCGGACCTTTGGGATCGCTGCGTAGGAGTTACGACGAAGAGTGAGAACGGGGAACTCGCGAGCACGACGCTCGCTGATCGAGTGATTAGCTCAATCGGCTATTCCGTGGAGAGCCTTGGGAAGAACATCGAGGCTCTACTGTCTCGGTGTGAGTCGTTCCTGCAGCTCCACGACAGTGACGATGTAGCTCAGTTCGTTAAGGCGTCAAAGGAGACGATCTTAGAGGAATGCTCACGATTTGTCGCTGGTGGCGACCGCGATCAGCTGAAGGCGCATCTGACATTCCTGCATCGCCTGTCTCGAAGGCGCGTTCGCGACTCACGGCTGAAGGTGTTTACCACCAACTATGACGTGTGCTTCGAAGCCGCCGCCGGTCAGCAGGGCTTGGTGGTCATTGATGGGTTCTCCTTCACCCAGCCGAGGCGATTTGATGCGCGGTACTTCGCGATGGACATTGTACGACGCGGGAGCGCAGGAGATGAGCAGTCGAGCCTCCTGGAGGGGGTATTTCACCTCTACAAGCTTCATGGTTCTGTCACATGGGCGAGAAAGGCGAACGACACGATTGAGATAGTGGAGAAGACCAACGCAAGCGAGGCGTGTCTGATCTACCCAGCTCGAGGCAAGTACCAGCAGTCTTACGCGCAGCCGCACCTCGAACTCGTCTCGCAGTTCTTCTCAGTTCTTCGTCAGCCGAACACGTGTCTGGTTGTCGTCGGATTTGGGTTCAATGATGACCACCTGTCAGAGCCAATTCTGGCCGCCGTTCGCTCCAATCCCCATTTCCGATTGATCGTGGTCAACCGCTCCGCTGAGAAGACTTCAGCAACGGGAAGCAA
This region includes:
- a CDS encoding SIR2 family protein is translated as MTERKVLDGTAPTKTSGDEVQRKFFGPRATQWTPLELPTDLSDDPNEAQRQISGVKLAQSELSNALLASLQMPHLVVLAGSGTSLGPKVNGPSMSDLWDRCVGVTTKSENGELASTTLADRVISSIGYSVESLGKNIEALLSRCESFLQLHDSDDVAQFVKASKETILEECSRFVAGGDRDQLKAHLTFLHRLSRRRVRDSRLKVFTTNYDVCFEAAAGQQGLVVIDGFSFTQPRRFDARYFAMDIVRRGSAGDEQSSLLEGVFHLYKLHGSVTWARKANDTIEIVEKTNASEACLIYPARGKYQQSYAQPHLELVSQFFSVLRQPNTCLVVVGFGFNDDHLSEPILAAVRSNPHFRLIVVNRSAEKTSATGSNRYWKAFLELASTGEDVWMINADFEQFAELIPDLKALTPAQRLARDVRLIAEEQ